CAGACTGAAATGAAACTGCTACAGCTGGAGCCACGTCATTGATTCACAGAGCACTGGTGACATCTGTTGGTTAAAAAGATGAACACTCATCATGAAGAATGTCTCTTATCTAAGTGTCACTGTAATCTAAGTGTCCTTACTCAAGTTCTAACTTAACAATTGTATATGAGGATGGGCGACCTGTCCTTTCACCCCGTGtcactctcatgtggaggataaagtggtagacaatgaatgaatcagtgaaTAAATACTCATCCAGTCTGAATTCATGTCGACCACATAACAACCAGGTGAATAAATGACTCTAGTACATTCAGTGTATTGCTGTGCTTTTAATAATCATTTGGTGTCACATTATGcttttataattaataataaaacaacaacagtaagtatgattattatttaccaAGTCAGGATCcttattcttcttttattgcagattcattttcactgtattacTGAAGCCAAATTAGAACACGGAGCTAAGTGAAAACAAGAAGTCAGATActcaatgatttatttatacTCAATTTTAATGGAAATTGCCACATAGATTATAGATACATGACGAGttattgtatgtatatgtatgagaCCATCCTTATATATGAGAGGCCGTAGCTCATTACATGACTTACTTTCACTTAAAGACATGCATGTATTTAAGACATAGAAGTACAAACgcgtataaataataaataatattagaataaaaaaatgaatgatgtAGAATGAGTAGAAAAATGTATATTGTAatgaaaaaccttaaaaaaacatatgtcAAAGATGAAAAGATCTTTACAAAGAGGTAAGATTcaaaaagatgatgatgatgataattatttatttctactcatttcctatttattttcactgacaTTATACAAACAATATAATGCTGACAtcaaaatgtttgcattttttatgGACACATGATGAAAGGTAGATTGAAATAGTAGATTGTATATTTCATATACAAACTGAAAAGTGGTGATTGGAAAGTGCTTTAAttaattagttagttagttagttagttagttggtgTTTGACATCCAGTCCTGATAAATGGCTGCACAGTGATTTAGAGGCCGAAGGTGAAATAATACTTGAACACCTTCCTGAAGGCGTGATCTCTGAGGCCATATATGAGTGGACTCAAACACTTGGGGAAAAGGATAAAACCTACAAATAAGACGTAGTGAACATGAATAGCCACATCACCCTGTAAGGACGACATGTGGCTGGAGTTTATTATGTTATAGAGAAGAGAGACCAGGCAGAggcacagctgcagcaggtgcagcagaACAGTCTTGTGGGCCTTAGTGGCTTCATGGACGTTAGAGGAGGCTGATTTCACAATCATCATGACTGCAATGTACGTAAAAATGATAACAATGCTCACCAAGACAAAATACATAACGACGAAGGCTTTGTTGAGTAATGAATCAACCTGTTTCTGAAAGATTCTGTTCCTGTGGCAGATGACAGTGTTTGACAAGGCCATTGTTTCATTCTGAAGAGAGATGAACAGAGAAACCTGAGTGGAAGAGTCCACAGAGACCACTATCCATAAAACGGCTATAGCCAGGTGTGTCCTCTTGGTGGTGGCTATATCAGAGTGCCTCAGTGGAAAACAGACGGCAACATACCTCTCTAAAGACATCACAGCCAGATTGAGGGGGGATAGTTTAAGAGTGATGTTCGCCAACAAAGAGGAAATGTGACAGGCGAGAGCAAACACTCTGAACATGCCCACGGCAAAGATGTACAGGACAATAGAGACCAGAAGCTGCAGGGAGTCAGTGAGGAGCAGATGAGCAAACAGGATGTAACGGGAGGACTCGAGGAAAACAGGCTTCCTGTGCAAAGTGAACAGCATGACCACGTTTACGTAGAGGAAGAAAAAGCACGGCAGGACGGACAGCAAGATTTTCAAGGGCTTTGTGTTGGTgatttctgttgtgttgttcatGACCACGGCTTCACGCGGTGTCTGTGAAAGCAGAACATACACCAAACAATTTAGACCGATACTGGCAACAACTTCTTTTATATCATCGGGTATCCAGTATCAACAGATAATCAGTTATTCAACTGATTATTAGTGAAAATACAGTTCACTAACTGCTCGTCGTCTGTGCTTCAAGtgtttctaaccctaaccctatacAACATGTTATTAACCATCATTTAACTAG
This genomic stretch from Solea senegalensis isolate Sse05_10M linkage group LG13, IFAPA_SoseM_1, whole genome shotgun sequence harbors:
- the LOC122780008 gene encoding odorant receptor 131-2-like; amino-acid sequence: MNNTTEITNTKPLKILLSVLPCFFFLYVNVVMLFTLHRKPVFLESSRYILFAHLLLTDSLQLLVSIVLYIFAVGMFRVFALACHISSLLANITLKLSPLNLAVMSLERYVAVCFPLRHSDIATTKRTHLAIAVLWIVVSVDSSTQVSLFISLQNETMALSNTVICHRNRIFQKQVDSLLNKAFVVMYFVLVSIVIIFTYIAVMMIVKSASSNVHEATKAHKTVLLHLLQLCLCLVSLLYNIINSSHMSSLQGDVAIHVHYVLFVGFILFPKCLSPLIYGLRDHAFRKVFKYYFTFGL